A genomic segment from Halorubrum depositum encodes:
- a CDS encoding DUF7282 domain-containing protein yields MTADSTAPGATTTHTATVTVDGDAVGSSWNSLVLDYEAADVSDVGAEDVQTVGIDRGDDADGTTVDVSAADDVSSVSASDDSTTLTVGFGGNYSLQQGDQLVVRFTDVVNPDTAGTTSVTIVVNQQSAAETATAELTVSDSDDGANSTDSDDGDGEDTCAAVSFSPQTTTGDTVVVDSVTVPDGGYVAVHAPDHTTLGVSGYLPAGSHTDVTVPLDEPLAADQTLQAMAHRETNGNETYDHGRCGSEADGHYSCDGEVVAESAEVSVSDGC; encoded by the coding sequence GTGACGGCCGACAGCACGGCGCCCGGCGCGACGACGACTCACACCGCGACCGTCACGGTCGACGGCGACGCGGTGGGGAGTTCGTGGAACTCTCTCGTACTCGACTACGAGGCGGCCGACGTGAGCGACGTCGGCGCCGAGGACGTTCAGACCGTCGGGATCGACCGCGGCGACGACGCCGACGGTACGACCGTCGACGTCTCCGCGGCCGACGACGTGAGCAGCGTGAGCGCCAGCGACGACAGCACCACGCTCACCGTCGGCTTCGGTGGCAACTACTCCCTCCAGCAGGGTGACCAACTCGTCGTCCGGTTCACGGACGTCGTCAACCCCGACACCGCGGGGACCACCAGCGTCACCATCGTCGTTAACCAGCAGAGTGCCGCGGAGACGGCGACCGCCGAACTGACGGTCTCCGACTCCGACGACGGGGCCAATTCGACCGACTCCGACGACGGGGACGGCGAGGACACCTGTGCCGCCGTCTCCTTCTCCCCGCAGACGACGACCGGCGACACGGTCGTCGTCGACTCGGTGACGGTTCCGGACGGTGGCTACGTGGCCGTTCACGCGCCGGACCACACGACGCTCGGCGTCAGCGGCTACCTCCCGGCCGGTAGCCACACCGACGTCACCGTCCCGCTCGACGAACCGCTCGCGGCGGATCAGACGCTGCAGGCGATGGCCCACCGCGAGACGAACGGGAACGAGACCTACGACCACGGTCGCTGCGGCTCCGAGGCCGACGGACACTACAGTTGCGACGGCGAGGTCGTCGCCGAGTCCGCGGAAGTCAGCGTCTCCGACGGTTGTTAG
- a CDS encoding transcription initiation factor IIB, which produces MTRPTRQRDHDRQRVRDEDADETETDAEGVDAGELDPEDFDPEELTRTADGELIHEESGLIVEEEQIDPGPEWRAFNHSERQSKSRVGAPTTKTMHDKGLTTTIDWKDKDAYGRSISSKKRSQMHRLRKWQERIRTKDAGERNLQFALSEIDRMASALGVPRSVREVASVIYRRALNEDLIRGRSIEGVSTAALYAACRKEGIPRSLEEISDVSRVDRKEIGRTYRYISQELGLEMRPVDPKKYVPRFSSELELSEEVQSKANEIIETTAEKGLLSGKSPTGYAAAAIYAASLLCNEKKTQREVADVAQVTEVTIRNRYQEQIEAMGIHG; this is translated from the coding sequence ATGACACGGCCAACCCGGCAACGGGATCACGACCGGCAGCGTGTGCGGGACGAGGACGCCGACGAGACCGAAACCGACGCCGAGGGGGTCGACGCGGGCGAACTGGACCCCGAGGACTTCGACCCGGAGGAGCTCACGAGGACCGCGGACGGCGAACTGATACACGAGGAGAGCGGGCTCATCGTCGAGGAGGAGCAGATCGATCCCGGCCCGGAGTGGCGCGCGTTCAATCACTCGGAGCGGCAGTCGAAGTCGCGCGTCGGCGCCCCGACGACGAAGACGATGCACGACAAGGGGCTGACGACGACGATCGACTGGAAGGACAAGGACGCGTACGGGCGCTCCATCTCCTCGAAGAAGCGGTCGCAGATGCACCGGCTACGGAAGTGGCAGGAGCGGATCCGGACGAAGGACGCGGGCGAGCGCAACCTCCAGTTCGCGCTCTCGGAGATCGACCGCATGGCCAGCGCGCTCGGCGTCCCCCGTTCCGTCAGGGAGGTCGCCTCAGTTATCTATCGACGCGCGCTCAACGAGGACCTCATCCGCGGGCGGTCGATCGAGGGCGTCTCCACCGCCGCCCTCTACGCCGCCTGTCGCAAGGAGGGGATCCCGCGGTCGCTAGAGGAGATCTCCGACGTCTCCCGGGTCGACCGCAAGGAGATCGGCCGGACGTACCGCTACATCTCCCAGGAGCTCGGCTTAGAGATGCGTCCGGTCGACCCCAAGAAGTACGTGCCTCGCTTCTCCTCCGAGCTCGAGCTGAGCGAGGAGGTCCAGTCGAAGGCCAACGAGATAATCGAGACGACCGCCGAGAAGGGGCTCCTCTCCGGGAAGTCCCCGACCGGGTACGCCGCCGCCGCGATCTACGCGGCCTCCCTTCTGTGTAACGAGAAGAAGACTCAGCGCGAGGTCGCCGACGTCGCGCAGGTGACCGAGGTCACCATCCGTAACCGGTACCAGGAGCAGATCGAAGCGATGGGGATCCACGGGTAG
- the rnhA gene encoding ribonuclease HI — protein sequence MPTIDCDPATARARLEDAGVRIETGNTAHERWRAEREGAVAVAYDDKVVVQGSDPTRLTNLLRDGGGRAHVYFDGASRGNPGPGAVGWCLVTSDGVVAEGGERIGRVTNNQAEYAALIRALEAADEYGFEAIDVRGDSELIVKQVRGEWDANDPELREKRVRVRELLERFDRWSIGHVPREINARADDLANEALDDAN from the coding sequence ATGCCGACGATCGACTGCGATCCGGCGACTGCGCGGGCCCGCCTGGAGGACGCCGGCGTCCGGATCGAAACGGGAAACACCGCCCACGAGCGGTGGCGCGCCGAGCGCGAGGGCGCCGTCGCCGTCGCGTACGACGACAAGGTCGTGGTCCAGGGGAGCGACCCGACCCGCCTGACGAACCTCCTCCGGGATGGGGGCGGCCGCGCGCACGTCTACTTCGACGGCGCCTCCCGCGGGAACCCCGGCCCGGGCGCGGTCGGCTGGTGTCTCGTCACGTCCGACGGCGTCGTCGCCGAGGGCGGCGAGCGGATCGGGCGGGTCACCAACAACCAGGCCGAGTACGCCGCGCTGATCCGGGCGCTGGAGGCCGCCGACGAGTACGGCTTCGAGGCGATCGACGTCCGCGGCGACTCGGAGCTGATCGTGAAGCAGGTGCGCGGCGAGTGGGACGCCAACGACCCAGAACTGCGCGAGAAGCGGGTGCGCGTCCGAGAGCTGTTGGAGCGGTTCGACCGGTGGTCGATCGGCCACGTTCCGCGGGAGATAAACGCGCGCGCCGACGATCTGGCGAACGAGGCACTCGATGACGCGAACTAA
- a CDS encoding DUF7108 domain-containing protein: MTRTNDEPPEWAKERAREVMAAEADAAGDEENDAESGAAGGERVPDVPVEVVDEAERLTRLARRTEDDAAAAFYRERRDELVAGHDYVPRLREDDDTLVLYPDEWMADGTVQLDRIETTDRAVEVSLSGPGDADRYDEIAAYNEAVADAVADAHAETHADTARSFAAFMSNHYVRAVDDATPEVREEFREEYLPRNGWPSDEQLDAVEESLAVIEAVAAEVDGPEES, encoded by the coding sequence ATGACGCGAACTAACGACGAGCCCCCGGAGTGGGCGAAGGAACGGGCGCGAGAGGTGATGGCGGCCGAGGCGGACGCCGCGGGCGACGAGGAGAACGACGCCGAGAGCGGCGCGGCCGGCGGCGAGCGCGTCCCGGACGTGCCGGTCGAGGTCGTCGACGAGGCGGAGCGGCTCACGCGGCTCGCCCGGCGGACCGAGGACGACGCGGCCGCGGCGTTCTACCGCGAGCGCCGCGACGAGCTCGTCGCGGGCCACGACTACGTCCCGCGGCTCCGCGAGGACGACGACACGCTCGTGTTGTACCCCGACGAGTGGATGGCGGACGGGACGGTGCAGCTCGACCGGATCGAGACCACCGACCGGGCCGTCGAGGTGTCGCTGTCCGGACCGGGCGACGCCGACCGATACGACGAGATCGCCGCCTACAACGAGGCGGTCGCCGACGCGGTCGCGGACGCGCACGCGGAGACGCACGCCGACACCGCACGCAGCTTCGCGGCGTTCATGAGCAACCACTACGTGCGCGCGGTGGACGACGCGACCCCCGAGGTACGCGAGGAGTTCCGCGAGGAGTACCTGCCGCGGAACGGCTGGCCGAGCGACGAGCAGCTCGACGCCGTCGAGGAGTCGCTGGCGGTGATCGAGGCGGTCGCCGCCGAGGTCGACGGGCCGGAGGAGTCGTAG
- a CDS encoding PadR family transcriptional regulator encodes MSEAQAVTDTEAPRPASDLTAFQQNILAILSEEPMYGLAIKRELESYYGSEVNHGRLYPNLDDLVADGLVEKSELDKRTNQYELTEAGHDAVLGQLEWVLDRFVTDEARGDEIRALLGE; translated from the coding sequence ATGTCAGAGGCACAAGCAGTTACTGACACGGAGGCACCGCGGCCGGCGTCGGACCTAACGGCGTTCCAACAGAACATCCTCGCGATCCTGTCGGAGGAGCCCATGTACGGGCTCGCCATCAAGCGCGAGCTGGAGTCGTACTACGGCTCCGAGGTCAACCACGGGCGGCTCTACCCGAACCTCGACGACCTCGTCGCGGACGGGCTCGTCGAGAAGAGCGAGCTCGACAAGCGGACGAACCAGTACGAGCTGACCGAGGCCGGCCACGACGCGGTCCTCGGCCAGCTGGAGTGGGTCCTCGACCGGTTCGTTACCGACGAGGCGCGCGGCGACGAGATCCGCGCGCTCCTCGGCGAGTAA
- a CDS encoding inorganic diphosphatase: MVNLWEDLETGPDAPDEIYAVVECLKGERNKYEYDKDIPGVVLDRVLHSNVHYPYDYGFIPQSYYDDEDPFDVMVLVEDQTFPGCVVEARPVALMKMDDDGEQDDKVIAVPTEDPRFDHIEDLADIPQQIRDEIDEFFSTYKNLEAGKEVETLGWEDKAAAKAAIEHAQDLYAEEFGE; this comes from the coding sequence ATGGTCAACCTCTGGGAGGACCTCGAGACGGGCCCGGACGCGCCCGACGAGATCTACGCGGTCGTGGAGTGTCTCAAGGGCGAGCGGAACAAGTACGAGTACGACAAGGACATCCCCGGCGTCGTCCTCGACCGCGTGCTTCACTCGAACGTCCACTACCCGTACGACTACGGCTTCATCCCGCAGTCGTACTACGACGACGAGGACCCCTTCGACGTGATGGTGCTCGTCGAGGACCAGACGTTCCCCGGCTGCGTCGTCGAGGCCCGCCCCGTCGCGCTGATGAAGATGGACGACGACGGCGAGCAGGACGACAAGGTGATCGCGGTGCCCACCGAGGACCCCCGCTTCGACCACATCGAGGACCTCGCGGACATCCCCCAGCAGATCCGCGACGAGATAGACGAGTTCTTCTCGACGTACAAGAACCTCGAGGCCGGCAAGGAGGTCGAGACCCTCGGGTGGGAGGACAAGGCGGCCGCGAAGGCGGCGATCGAACACGCGCAGGACCTGTACGCCGAGGAGTTCGGCGAATAG
- a CDS encoding helix-turn-helix transcriptional regulator, protein MTSDDGHDGVQYLAGSPVRVAILRTLRREPRRPADLTDAVDATRTTVQRILGGFRERDWVVKRDATYRVTPTGERVHDAYESLLDEVELADRYGGFAADLERVDAGFPAEAIDAGELTVATDRNPLAAVDRITELLRGGRDAEIRAVSPVVIQQFNRAAAAALDAGAEVELVIDRDVVEASVSDFGPATDRALDDDDAAVYVSPEPIEYGVFRRDDVACVTAYDRRNNPRCVLESTEPTVVEWVDDRFESFVADAQRLSAVLENA, encoded by the coding sequence ATGACGTCCGACGACGGACACGACGGCGTACAGTACCTCGCCGGGTCGCCGGTCCGGGTCGCGATCCTCCGGACGCTCCGTCGGGAGCCGCGCCGTCCGGCGGACCTGACGGACGCGGTCGACGCGACTCGGACGACGGTCCAGCGGATCCTCGGCGGGTTCCGCGAGCGCGACTGGGTCGTCAAGCGCGACGCGACCTACCGCGTGACGCCGACGGGAGAACGCGTTCACGACGCGTACGAGTCCCTGCTGGACGAGGTGGAGCTGGCCGATCGCTACGGGGGGTTCGCCGCCGACCTCGAACGCGTGGACGCCGGATTCCCCGCGGAGGCGATCGACGCCGGAGAGCTGACGGTCGCGACGGACCGGAACCCGCTCGCCGCGGTCGACCGGATCACCGAGCTCCTCCGCGGGGGTCGTGACGCCGAGATCCGCGCGGTCTCGCCCGTCGTCATCCAACAGTTCAACCGAGCGGCCGCCGCCGCGCTCGACGCCGGCGCGGAGGTCGAGCTCGTCATCGACCGCGACGTGGTCGAGGCGTCGGTCTCCGATTTCGGACCGGCGACGGACCGCGCGCTCGACGACGACGACGCGGCCGTCTACGTCTCGCCCGAGCCGATCGAGTACGGCGTGTTCAGGCGCGACGACGTCGCCTGCGTGACGGCGTACGACCGCCGGAACAACCCCCGGTGCGTGCTGGAGTCCACGGAGCCGACGGTGGTCGAGTGGGTCGACGACCGGTTCGAGTCGTTCGTCGCCGACGCTCAGCGGCTCTCCGCGGTCCTCGAGAACGCCTGA
- a CDS encoding MFS transporter, producing the protein MGNADDVDLLDPFRQFFSLRRDVLVLSLAMFAFSLGFQMTNRYVPEYMSALGASAFVIGLFGTVGNVIGAAYPYPGGRLSDRIGSRVALTLFGLLSSLGFGVWLVAPTLGTVRIAGVVFEPWIWIFVGLFLAQAWKSFGLGATFAIVKQSVPPERLARGFASTEVFRRTAFLIGPLIAAGIIQYAADFTVSFQYVLAVALLFGVVATALQHALYDASEDTLGKEFEGVSEVVADLRSLPPELRPLLVADTLVRFANGMVYVFFVIVITQFLEVGLDVGPLSLSPAAFFGVLLAIEMAVALVSMPPAARAAERVGLKPVVALGFLVYAVFPALLINVPADTPLTAPLVVALFAFSGLRFAGLPAHKALIVGPAERDTGGRVSGSYYLLRNAVVIPSAALGGLIYGGFSVPGTGISVAGDPVVAFGLASAVGLVGVAYFALFGEEYDAYA; encoded by the coding sequence ATGGGAAATGCGGACGACGTCGACCTCCTTGACCCGTTCCGTCAGTTCTTCTCGCTGCGGCGGGACGTCCTCGTCCTGTCGCTCGCGATGTTCGCGTTCAGTCTGGGATTCCAGATGACGAACCGGTACGTCCCGGAGTACATGTCGGCGCTGGGCGCGAGCGCGTTCGTCATCGGGCTGTTCGGGACCGTCGGCAACGTCATCGGCGCGGCCTACCCGTACCCGGGCGGGCGGCTCTCGGACCGGATCGGGTCGCGGGTCGCGCTCACGCTGTTCGGGCTGTTATCGAGCCTCGGATTCGGCGTGTGGCTCGTCGCGCCGACTCTCGGGACCGTGAGGATCGCCGGCGTCGTCTTCGAGCCGTGGATCTGGATCTTCGTCGGGCTCTTCCTCGCGCAGGCGTGGAAGTCGTTCGGCCTCGGCGCGACGTTCGCGATCGTCAAGCAGTCGGTTCCACCGGAGCGGCTGGCGCGCGGGTTCGCGAGCACGGAGGTGTTCCGACGGACCGCGTTCCTGATCGGGCCGCTGATCGCGGCGGGGATCATCCAGTACGCCGCCGACTTCACCGTGAGCTTCCAGTACGTGCTCGCGGTGGCCCTCCTCTTCGGCGTCGTCGCCACCGCGCTCCAGCACGCGCTCTACGACGCCAGCGAGGACACGCTCGGGAAGGAGTTCGAGGGCGTGAGCGAGGTGGTCGCGGACCTCCGGAGCCTCCCGCCCGAGCTCCGCCCGCTGCTCGTCGCCGACACGCTCGTGCGGTTCGCGAACGGGATGGTGTACGTCTTCTTCGTCATCGTGATCACGCAGTTCCTCGAGGTCGGACTCGACGTCGGCCCCCTCTCCCTGTCGCCGGCGGCCTTCTTCGGCGTGCTGTTGGCGATCGAGATGGCGGTCGCGCTCGTCTCCATGCCGCCCGCGGCCCGGGCCGCCGAGCGCGTGGGGCTCAAGCCGGTCGTCGCGCTCGGCTTCCTCGTGTACGCGGTCTTCCCGGCGCTCCTCATCAACGTCCCCGCCGACACTCCCCTGACCGCGCCGCTCGTCGTCGCGCTGTTCGCGTTCTCCGGGCTCCGGTTCGCCGGGCTTCCCGCTCACAAGGCGCTGATCGTCGGCCCCGCCGAGCGCGACACGGGCGGTCGCGTCTCGGGCTCGTATTACCTCCTCCGCAACGCGGTCGTCATCCCGAGCGCGGCGCTCGGCGGCCTGATCTACGGCGGGTTCTCCGTGCCGGGGACCGGGATCTCCGTCGCGGGAGACCCCGTCGTCGCGTTCGGGCTCGCGAGCGCGGTCGGGCTCGTCGGCGTCGCCTACTTCGCGCTGTTCGGCGAGGAGTACGACGCGTACGCCTGA
- a CDS encoding DUF7503 family protein, with the protein MHESVADYVAEHPKMAGVLFTALLLLTQAAPASAGALASTAGP; encoded by the coding sequence ATGCACGAAAGTGTTGCAGACTACGTGGCAGAGCACCCGAAGATGGCCGGCGTCCTGTTCACCGCGCTCCTCCTGCTGACGCAGGCGGCGCCCGCGTCGGCGGGCGCGTTGGCGTCAACGGCCGGTCCCTGA
- a CDS encoding caspase family protein, with product MSIDIDPLPDDAGLTVTDHIENTQFEVYTDRAVEPVETPEAAHYFPVDASVTVETASVEIPRVTIVETRAGDGTLLTRGDDYAMPSDRYHVGIDPAPTKFYLAFESGFSVSTTDRTTRIDLDAPSEVTLGFRSLHQVPAGTIETPTDPESLMEAVSLLGSALQTTSPERSFPTLRGHPPLIEPGDDLRVPDRIEPPDSGIRIVVPPAYEYLYPVVSLAYYFAAAVVPGDDPRIEGDGWSHSLEPDFERRTAEVLRQSFHFDCLARTEGFYPVDLHERETTDLDLDWGRLYDLPLAERLGEYLAVPFERVAPELPQWTLTTDVRPDPGNVEMLPFVAGELSIVRSPETANPVTAGEGGGVGFLRGPGTESTPRPASLGPDEFVRGSAGTEPVRGEAPADAAADRGAVPADADFVRPEPVDTVEHAWVGDGVPLDANKATLDAYHRRLEAGQVEQSRISVLVVCNDEQMREEGEVADLYGLRDMVQFDIEVRHDLTRAEMREVLESDVDFLHYVGHVDHRGMQCTDDYLDLTDEDLDVGISAFLLNACQSYRQGEALVHRGSRGGIVTLSDVANSPATQLGRIIARLMNGGFNLRTALHVAKRELITGHQYIVVGDGGTTICQSRSGAAAVVNIHNEDPPWNFSVNVYPNGPYGSGTMTTPNATSETSNYYVPGEIDLEDVSKLQLQKFLNLEVLPVFTPAGLVWSDEFG from the coding sequence ATGAGCATCGACATCGACCCGCTACCGGACGACGCCGGACTCACGGTCACGGACCACATCGAGAACACCCAGTTCGAGGTGTACACCGACCGGGCGGTCGAGCCGGTCGAGACTCCTGAGGCGGCGCACTACTTCCCGGTCGACGCCAGCGTCACCGTCGAGACCGCGTCGGTCGAGATCCCCCGGGTCACCATCGTCGAGACGCGCGCCGGCGACGGGACCCTCCTCACCCGAGGCGATGACTACGCGATGCCGTCGGACCGGTACCATGTCGGGATCGACCCCGCGCCGACCAAGTTCTACCTCGCCTTCGAGTCCGGCTTCTCGGTGTCGACGACGGACCGAACCACCCGGATCGACCTCGACGCACCGAGCGAAGTCACGCTCGGGTTCCGGTCGCTCCATCAGGTGCCCGCTGGGACCATTGAGACGCCCACCGACCCCGAATCGCTGATGGAGGCCGTCTCGCTGCTCGGCTCCGCGCTCCAGACGACGAGCCCGGAGCGGTCGTTCCCCACCCTCCGCGGGCACCCGCCGCTGATCGAACCGGGCGACGATCTCCGCGTCCCGGACCGGATCGAGCCGCCGGATTCCGGAATCCGAATCGTCGTACCGCCGGCGTACGAGTATCTCTACCCTGTCGTCTCGCTCGCGTACTACTTCGCGGCCGCCGTCGTCCCCGGGGACGACCCCCGGATCGAGGGCGACGGCTGGAGCCACTCGCTGGAGCCGGACTTCGAGCGCCGGACCGCCGAGGTGCTCCGGCAGTCGTTCCACTTCGACTGTCTCGCCCGCACCGAGGGGTTCTACCCGGTCGACCTCCACGAGCGCGAGACGACCGACCTCGACCTCGACTGGGGCCGCCTGTACGACCTGCCGCTCGCGGAGCGGCTGGGCGAGTACCTCGCGGTCCCCTTCGAACGGGTTGCGCCCGAGCTCCCGCAGTGGACGCTGACGACCGACGTGCGGCCCGACCCCGGCAACGTCGAGATGCTCCCGTTCGTCGCCGGGGAGCTGTCGATCGTCCGGTCGCCCGAGACGGCCAACCCGGTGACCGCCGGCGAGGGCGGCGGCGTCGGATTCCTCCGCGGTCCGGGGACGGAGTCGACTCCGCGCCCGGCGTCGCTCGGTCCGGACGAGTTCGTCCGCGGGAGCGCCGGGACCGAGCCCGTCCGCGGCGAGGCGCCCGCCGACGCCGCCGCCGACCGCGGCGCGGTACCCGCCGACGCCGATTTCGTGCGGCCCGAGCCGGTCGACACCGTCGAGCACGCGTGGGTCGGCGACGGCGTCCCGCTCGACGCCAACAAGGCCACCCTCGACGCGTACCACCGCCGGCTGGAGGCCGGCCAGGTCGAGCAGTCTCGGATCTCCGTGCTCGTCGTCTGCAACGACGAGCAGATGCGCGAGGAGGGGGAGGTCGCCGACCTGTACGGCCTCCGCGACATGGTCCAGTTCGACATCGAGGTGCGCCACGACCTCACCCGCGCGGAGATGCGCGAGGTCCTCGAGTCCGACGTCGACTTCCTCCACTACGTCGGCCACGTCGACCACCGCGGGATGCAGTGTACGGACGACTACCTCGACCTGACCGACGAGGACCTCGACGTCGGCATCAGCGCCTTCCTGCTCAACGCCTGCCAGTCGTACCGCCAGGGCGAGGCCCTCGTCCACCGCGGCTCTCGCGGCGGCATCGTCACCCTCTCCGACGTGGCGAACTCCCCCGCCACCCAGCTCGGTCGTATCATCGCCCGGCTGATGAACGGCGGCTTCAACCTCCGAACGGCGCTTCACGTCGCGAAGCGCGAACTGATCACCGGCCACCAGTACATTGTCGTCGGCGACGGCGGGACGACGATTTGTCAGAGTCGGAGTGGAGCAGCCGCCGTCGTCAATATACATAACGAGGATCCACCGTGGAACTTTTCAGTCAATGTATATCCGAATGGCCCCTACGGTTCTGGAACAATGACAACACCGAATGCAACATCTGAAACATCTAACTACTATGTTCCCGGAGAGATTGATCTAGAGGATGTTAGTAAGTTACAACTACAAAAGTTCCTGAATCTCGAGGTGCTTCCAGTTTTCACGCCTGCTGGGCTAGTTTGGAGCGATGAATTCGGCTGA
- a CDS encoding succinylglutamate desuccinylase/aspartoacylase family protein: MITLGTARAPPGETDTGRLEVGETRDGSPVRLPVAVINGATDGETLYVQAVSDGDELNGLGVVNRVVPRIDPTELSGAVLVVGIVNYFGFQVAEHRNPIDDRKMNRGYPGDEDGTTSERIAHATFQAAKRADRILDLHQGSTSRMINETRVRCGIRHRLHGDCLELAKVFGCGHVLDIKGPDGQLARAGPEHGIPTIDPELGGAVGWDEESIRYGVEGVFNVLRHYGYLDGGVDIERQVRARGFDQYGSPAGGLVRFERDLGERVEAGDALFEVTDTFGELKGRVTADDDGIFWRTRRLPQVAAGEYVCSVGTNVDRY; encoded by the coding sequence ATGATCACGCTTGGAACGGCCCGCGCCCCGCCGGGCGAGACGGACACGGGCCGTCTCGAAGTGGGGGAGACGCGGGACGGGAGCCCCGTGCGGCTGCCGGTCGCCGTCATCAACGGCGCGACGGACGGGGAGACGCTGTACGTGCAGGCGGTCAGCGACGGCGACGAGCTCAACGGGCTGGGGGTCGTCAACCGCGTCGTCCCTCGTATCGACCCGACGGAGCTGTCCGGCGCGGTCCTCGTCGTCGGCATCGTCAACTACTTCGGCTTTCAGGTGGCGGAGCACCGGAACCCGATCGACGACCGGAAGATGAATCGGGGGTATCCCGGCGACGAGGACGGGACGACGAGCGAGCGGATCGCGCACGCGACGTTCCAGGCGGCGAAGCGCGCGGACCGCATCCTGGACCTCCACCAGGGATCGACCAGCCGGATGATAAACGAGACGCGGGTGCGGTGCGGGATCCGCCACCGCCTCCACGGCGACTGCCTGGAGCTCGCGAAGGTGTTCGGCTGCGGGCACGTCCTCGATATCAAGGGCCCGGACGGCCAGCTCGCGCGGGCGGGACCGGAGCACGGGATCCCGACGATCGACCCCGAGCTCGGCGGCGCCGTCGGCTGGGACGAGGAGTCGATCCGGTACGGCGTCGAGGGCGTGTTCAACGTGCTCAGACACTACGGCTACCTCGACGGCGGCGTCGACATCGAACGGCAGGTCCGGGCGCGCGGGTTCGACCAGTACGGGTCGCCCGCGGGCGGGCTCGTCAGGTTCGAGCGCGACCTCGGCGAGCGCGTCGAGGCCGGCGACGCCCTCTTCGAGGTGACCGACACCTTCGGCGAGCTGAAAGGGCGGGTGACCGCCGACGACGACGGGATCTTCTGGCGCACCCGGCGGCTCCCGCAGGTCGCCGCCGGCGAGTACGTCTGCTCGGTCGGCACCAACGTCGACCGCTACTGA
- a CDS encoding threonine synthase, whose amino-acid sequence MPPDDDPAGEDGGESGAIPRRLACSDCGRTVADRWRCECGAPLNFADPPIPDGSPPDRVDARDGLWAFAEFLAVGDDPADRVTLGEGMTPLVDADGPGAAAVDRDERGADASPWNAEFKLEYVFPTGSFKDRGATTTLTRARELGVGRVVEDSSGNAGAAIATYAARAGIDAAVYVPADVKESKLRAIRRAGAEPVRIEGSRADVTDACVAALGADGAEGSGGGEEGGRSEAAAWYASHAWNPAFFEGTATVAYEIAAQRGWEAPDAVVTPLGHGTLFLGAYRGFRRLERAGWTDSVPRLFGAQAAGVAPIVRELHGPDAADPDGRVNDAADGIQIAEPVRRAEILDALAETDGDALAVTESAAERELDRLHRAGFYTEPTCAVAPAALRALRERGVLAPDDDVVVPLTGSGLKG is encoded by the coding sequence ATGCCTCCCGACGACGACCCGGCGGGAGAAGACGGGGGCGAGAGCGGCGCGATCCCGAGACGACTCGCCTGCTCCGACTGCGGTCGCACCGTCGCCGACCGGTGGCGCTGCGAGTGCGGCGCTCCGCTGAACTTCGCCGACCCGCCGATTCCGGACGGATCGCCGCCAGATCGGGTCGACGCCCGCGACGGGCTCTGGGCGTTCGCCGAGTTCCTCGCGGTCGGCGACGACCCCGCCGACCGGGTGACGCTCGGCGAGGGAATGACGCCGCTCGTCGACGCCGACGGACCGGGAGCCGCCGCGGTCGACAGGGACGAGCGCGGCGCCGACGCGTCTCCGTGGAACGCCGAGTTCAAGCTGGAGTACGTCTTCCCCACCGGCTCGTTCAAGGACCGCGGCGCGACGACGACTCTCACGCGGGCCCGCGAACTCGGCGTCGGCCGGGTCGTCGAGGACTCCTCCGGCAACGCCGGCGCGGCGATCGCGACGTACGCGGCCCGAGCGGGGATCGACGCCGCGGTGTACGTCCCGGCCGACGTCAAGGAGTCGAAGCTCCGCGCGATCCGCCGCGCGGGCGCGGAACCGGTCCGGATCGAGGGGAGCCGCGCTGACGTGACCGACGCCTGCGTCGCCGCGCTCGGCGCGGACGGGGCCGAAGGGAGCGGCGGGGGCGAGGAGGGCGGGAGATCCGAGGCGGCCGCCTGGTACGCCAGCCACGCCTGGAACCCGGCCTTCTTCGAGGGGACGGCCACGGTCGCCTACGAGATCGCCGCCCAGCGCGGCTGGGAAGCCCCGGACGCGGTCGTCACCCCCCTCGGCCACGGCACCCTGTTCCTCGGCGCGTACCGAGGGTTCCGGCGGCTCGAACGCGCCGGCTGGACCGATTCGGTCCCGCGGCTGTTCGGCGCGCAGGCGGCCGGCGTCGCTCCGATAGTCCGGGAACTGCACGGACCGGACGCGGCCGACCCCGACGGGCGCGTCAACGACGCCGCCGACGGGATCCAGATCGCGGAGCCGGTTCGTCGGGCGGAGATCCTCGACGCCCTCGCCGAGACCGACGGCGACGCGCTCGCAGTGACGGAGTCGGCGGCGGAGCGCGAGCTCGACCGGCTCCACCGGGCGGGCTTCTACACCGAGCCGACCTGCGCCGTCGCGCCGGCCGCGCTCCGCGCGCTCCGCGAGCGCGGGGTCCTCGCGCCCGACGACGACGTGGTCGTCCCCCTGACCGGCAGCGGGCTGAAGGGCTGA